From Firmicutes bacterium HGW-Firmicutes-1, one genomic window encodes:
- a CDS encoding phenylacetate--CoA ligase: protein MIWNEHFECMSREQMTMLQSERLCQMVERIYYNVPFYRKKMQELGMEPGDIRGLEDLPKLPFTTKQDLRDNYPFGLFATPMEDVVRIHASSGTTGKPTVVGYTRRDISMWSEVVARSLSAAGVGKKDRIQIAYGYGLFTGGLGVHYGAERIGATVIPISGGNTAKQIQLLQDFESTAIALTPSYALYLAEAMEEMGVKPESLKLKVGIFGAEPWTENMRKEIEAKLGIKAIDIYGLSEIIGPGVSIECMEQNGLHIFEDHFIPETIYSDTLLNTAQGEEGELVFTTVTKEALPILRYRTRDLTTLEYDACGCGRTTVRMKKCTGRSDDMLIIRGVNIFPSQIESVLLDLSETKPHYLLIVDRINNLDTLEVWVEVDDVFFSDEIKQLEALTSKITNALQSTLGIGVKVRLVEPKTIERSEGKAKRVIDKRKI, encoded by the coding sequence ATGATTTGGAATGAGCATTTTGAATGTATGAGTAGAGAGCAAATGACCATGTTACAGAGTGAAAGACTTTGCCAAATGGTAGAGAGGATATATTATAACGTACCATTTTACCGAAAAAAAATGCAAGAGTTAGGGATGGAACCTGGTGATATTCGAGGACTTGAAGATTTGCCAAAGCTGCCCTTTACTACGAAGCAAGATTTAAGAGATAATTACCCCTTTGGTCTTTTTGCTACACCAATGGAGGATGTTGTTAGAATACATGCTTCTTCTGGTACTACGGGAAAACCAACAGTTGTTGGGTATACAAGAAGAGATATTTCTATGTGGTCTGAAGTTGTGGCTAGATCATTAAGTGCTGCTGGTGTTGGCAAGAAGGATCGTATTCAAATTGCATATGGATATGGCTTGTTTACTGGGGGATTAGGTGTTCACTACGGAGCTGAAAGAATCGGAGCAACAGTTATTCCTATTTCAGGAGGAAATACAGCTAAACAAATTCAGTTATTGCAAGACTTTGAAAGTACAGCAATTGCTTTAACACCTTCCTATGCACTTTATTTAGCTGAAGCTATGGAAGAAATGGGTGTTAAACCAGAATCTTTGAAACTCAAGGTTGGTATCTTTGGCGCTGAGCCCTGGACAGAAAATATGAGAAAAGAAATTGAAGCAAAGCTGGGTATTAAGGCGATTGATATTTATGGGCTTTCAGAAATCATTGGACCAGGTGTTTCAATTGAGTGTATGGAGCAAAACGGCTTGCATATTTTTGAAGATCATTTTATTCCAGAAACCATTTACAGTGATACTCTTTTAAATACTGCGCAAGGAGAAGAGGGTGAACTTGTTTTCACTACAGTTACTAAAGAAGCTCTTCCAATTTTAAGGTATAGAACCAGAGATTTAACAACCCTTGAATACGATGCTTGCGGATGTGGAAGAACAACAGTAAGAATGAAGAAATGTACAGGTCGTTCTGATGATATGTTAATCATACGTGGCGTAAACATCTTCCCTTCACAAATAGAAAGTGTATTGCTTGATTTAAGTGAAACAAAACCTCACTACTTATTAATAGTTGATAGAATCAACAATCTAGATACCTTAGAGGTTTGGGTTGAAGTAGATGATGTGTTCTTTTCTGATGAAATCAAACAGCTTGAAGCATTGACAAGTAAAATAACGAATGCACTTCAAAGTACTTTAGGTATAGGAGTGAAGGTTCGTTTGGTTGAACCAAAAACGATTGAAAGAAGTGAAGGCAAGGCAAAAAGAGTAATTGATAAACGAAAAATATAA
- a CDS encoding phenylacetate--CoA ligase, protein MIWSKEETLSRAEMEALQLERLQKTVTRIYKKVPYYRDKMNQVDMNPEKIKSLSDLSKLPFTVKEDLRQNYPFGLFTVPKKDMVRIHASSGTTGKPTVVGYTQNDIDTWSELIARLVTMAGATSEDVAQVAFGYGLFTGAFGLHYGLERAGVLVVPTSSGNTEKQLMLMKDFETTILVCTPSYALHMAETAERIGLDPKKDLHIRLGLFGGEGSSEAMRSEIQKAWGMLATENYGMSELIGPGVSGECIHLTGMHINEDHFIPEIIDSITGKVLPEGELGELVITTVTKEALPLIRYRTKDITRLMYEPCSCGRTTVRMAKIEGRTDDMLIIRGVNVFPSQIEEVLLNFTEIGPHYEILIKKSGHLDYLEIDVELMNSSLLDSYQKLQELDGRIRHELRTVLGLDAKINLVSPRTLKRYEGKAKRVTDLR, encoded by the coding sequence ATGATTTGGTCTAAGGAAGAAACGCTAAGCAGAGCTGAAATGGAAGCGTTACAGCTTGAACGTTTACAAAAAACAGTAACAAGAATCTATAAAAAGGTACCTTATTATCGGGATAAAATGAATCAAGTAGATATGAATCCTGAAAAAATAAAATCCTTATCAGATTTAAGCAAGCTTCCCTTTACTGTAAAGGAAGATTTGCGACAAAACTATCCTTTTGGATTATTCACTGTACCAAAGAAGGATATGGTGAGAATTCATGCTTCATCAGGTACTACTGGTAAACCAACCGTAGTAGGGTATACTCAAAATGATATCGATACTTGGAGTGAGCTTATTGCAAGATTAGTAACAATGGCAGGAGCAACCTCAGAGGATGTAGCTCAAGTAGCTTTTGGATATGGTTTATTTACAGGAGCCTTTGGTCTGCATTATGGTTTAGAACGAGCAGGAGTACTTGTGGTGCCAACGTCTAGTGGAAACACAGAAAAACAATTAATGTTAATGAAGGATTTTGAAACAACAATACTAGTTTGTACACCCTCCTATGCACTACATATGGCTGAGACTGCTGAAAGAATTGGTCTTGATCCAAAAAAGGATTTACATATTAGATTAGGTCTCTTTGGTGGGGAAGGCTCATCAGAAGCCATGAGATCAGAAATTCAAAAAGCCTGGGGGATGTTAGCAACAGAGAATTACGGTATGAGTGAACTGATTGGTCCAGGCGTTTCAGGTGAATGTATACACTTAACGGGTATGCATATTAATGAAGATCACTTTATACCAGAAATAATCGACTCAATCACTGGGAAGGTATTACCTGAAGGTGAACTTGGAGAACTAGTGATAACTACTGTTACAAAAGAAGCTCTTCCATTGATTAGATATAGAACGAAAGATATCACAAGGTTAATGTATGAGCCGTGCAGCTGTGGAAGAACCACAGTTAGAATGGCGAAGATTGAAGGAAGAACCGATGATATGTTGATTATCAGAGGGGTAAATGTCTTCCCATCACAAATCGAAGAGGTACTATTAAACTTTACAGAAATTGGTCCGCACTATGAAATTTTGATTAAGAAAAGTGGTCACCTAGATTACTTAGAAATAGATGTTGAACTAATGAATAGTTCGCTTCTTGACTCCTATCAAAAACTACAGGAATTAGACGGTAGAATAAGACATGAGCTACGAACAGTATTAGGACTTGATGCAAAAATCAATCTAGTAAGTCCAAGAACACTAAAACGTTATGAAGGAAAAGCAAAAAGGGTCACTGACTTAAGATAA
- a CDS encoding indolepyruvate oxidoreductase subunit beta (Involved in the incorporation of exogenous aryl acids in the biosynthesis of aromatic amino acids: catalysis of the ferredoxin-dependent oxidative decarboxylation of arylpyruvates.) — MTTNNILVVGVGGQGTLITSRILGNLAMSLGYDVKLSEVHGMAQRGGSVVTHIRYGEKVHSPLVEVGQADIIVSFEKLEALRWKHFLKEDGIMLVNTQEIDPMPVIIGTSTYPEDIIEQLEQECENVIAIDALSRAKELGNIKVANTILLGLLAKNMSIPKDKWIEIIKSTVPQKTIDINIAAFENGYAIV; from the coding sequence ATGACAACTAATAATATTCTTGTAGTAGGTGTTGGAGGTCAAGGTACGTTGATAACAAGTAGAATTTTAGGCAACTTAGCAATGTCATTAGGGTATGATGTTAAATTATCTGAAGTACATGGTATGGCTCAAAGAGGTGGTAGTGTCGTTACTCATATTAGATATGGTGAAAAGGTACATTCTCCTTTAGTTGAAGTGGGTCAAGCAGATATTATTGTTTCCTTTGAAAAGCTGGAAGCCCTTAGATGGAAGCACTTCTTAAAAGAGGATGGAATTATGCTGGTGAACACACAAGAGATTGATCCAATGCCAGTTATTATTGGAACAAGTACATATCCAGAAGATATCATAGAACAGCTGGAACAAGAATGTGAAAATGTAATTGCTATTGATGCCTTAAGCAGAGCAAAAGAACTTGGTAATATTAAGGTTGCAAACACTATTTTACTAGGTTTATTAGCTAAGAATATGTCTATTCCTAAGGATAAATGGATAGAAATAATAAAGAGTACAGTACCACAAAAAACGATTGATATTAATATTGCAGCTTTTGAAAATGGTTATGCAATCGTATAA
- the iorA gene encoding indolepyruvate ferredoxin oxidoreductase subunit alpha, translating to MINKKLMLGNEAVARGAYEAGVTVAVAYPGTPSTEITEIIAGYEEIYAQWGPNEKVAMEVAIGSAIAGARTLVSMKHVGLNVAADPLFTVSYTGINGGLVIMVADDPGMHSSQNEQDSRYYAKAAHIPMLEPADSQETKDYVKKAFELSEKYDTPVMVRLTTRVSHSQSIVSLEEREDIALKEYQKDFMKNVMMPGMARLKHIVVEKRMKDIAESANTMDINTIEMKSTKIGVITSGVPYQYVKESLPEASVLKLGIVHPLPMKLIQDFAKKVEVLYIIEELEPIIEDEVKSWGIPCIGKDILTIQGEYSANLISEKIGDQVLHLAAPKSLPQRPPVMCPGCPHRGIYYILNKLKKHASGDIGCYTLGALPPLQGMDTCVCMGASISMLHGMEKARGKEFVKDWVAVIGDSTFVHSGVTGLIDIVYNKGISTVMILDNSTTGMTGHQDNPSTGLTLKGEETSVLNLVELTKSVGIKRIRVVNPFNLKEVEAAVKEETAAEEPSVIIASSACELLDKKKIRIPFHIDEAVCKKCGMCMKLGCPAIQKKNGVYQINDAICCGCTLCSSVCNFGSISRVGENHDN from the coding sequence ATGATAAATAAAAAACTCATGCTAGGAAATGAAGCAGTAGCTAGAGGCGCTTATGAAGCTGGAGTCACTGTTGCAGTAGCTTATCCTGGTACACCAAGTACAGAAATAACAGAAATCATTGCAGGCTATGAAGAAATTTATGCACAGTGGGGTCCAAACGAAAAAGTAGCAATGGAGGTTGCTATTGGTTCAGCAATTGCAGGAGCAAGAACGCTTGTTTCTATGAAGCATGTTGGGCTAAACGTAGCAGCAGATCCATTGTTTACAGTTTCATATACAGGCATTAACGGCGGTCTTGTTATTATGGTGGCAGATGATCCTGGCATGCATAGTTCACAAAATGAACAAGATAGTCGTTACTATGCTAAGGCGGCGCATATACCTATGTTAGAGCCAGCTGATTCTCAGGAAACAAAAGATTATGTTAAAAAGGCCTTCGAGCTAAGTGAAAAATACGATACACCAGTAATGGTAAGATTGACAACGAGAGTCTCACATTCACAAAGTATAGTTTCGCTTGAAGAGCGAGAAGACATTGCATTAAAGGAATATCAAAAGGACTTTATGAAGAATGTTATGATGCCAGGAATGGCAAGACTAAAGCATATTGTTGTTGAAAAACGCATGAAGGATATAGCAGAGTCAGCAAATACAATGGATATAAATACAATTGAAATGAAGTCCACTAAGATTGGTGTGATCACAAGTGGTGTGCCTTATCAATATGTAAAAGAAAGCTTACCGGAGGCATCAGTATTAAAACTTGGAATTGTTCATCCTTTGCCTATGAAGTTAATTCAAGATTTTGCAAAAAAAGTAGAAGTTTTATATATTATTGAAGAGTTAGAGCCAATCATTGAAGATGAAGTGAAATCATGGGGCATTCCTTGTATTGGTAAGGATATTCTTACGATTCAAGGTGAATATAGTGCTAACTTAATAAGTGAAAAAATTGGTGATCAAGTACTTCATTTAGCAGCTCCAAAGAGTTTACCTCAACGACCACCCGTTATGTGTCCAGGATGTCCTCATAGAGGAATCTATTACATCCTTAATAAACTTAAAAAACATGCATCGGGTGATATCGGATGTTATACATTAGGGGCATTGCCACCTTTACAAGGTATGGATACATGTGTGTGTATGGGTGCAAGCATAAGTATGCTTCATGGAATGGAAAAGGCAAGAGGAAAAGAATTTGTTAAGGACTGGGTTGCAGTAATCGGAGATTCAACCTTTGTTCATTCAGGTGTTACGGGTCTTATAGATATCGTATATAATAAAGGTATTTCTACGGTTATGATATTAGATAATTCTACAACTGGAATGACGGGTCATCAAGATAATCCTTCTACAGGATTAACGCTTAAGGGTGAAGAAACAAGTGTACTCAATCTGGTTGAGCTTACAAAAAGTGTGGGAATTAAACGTATCAGAGTAGTAAATCCATTTAATTTAAAAGAAGTTGAAGCGGCTGTTAAAGAAGAAACTGCTGCCGAAGAGCCTTCTGTTATTATTGCAAGCTCAGCCTGTGAACTTTTAGATAAGAAAAAAATTAGAATCCCATTCCATATTGATGAAGCGGTATGTAAAAAATGCGGTATGTGTATGAAGTTAGGATGTCCAGCAATTCAGAAGAAAAACGGAGTATATCAAATAAACGATGCCATTTGCTGTGGATGTACTTTATGTTCATCCGTATGTAATTTTGGATCAATCTCAAGGGTAGGTGAAAATCATGACAACTAA
- a CDS encoding amino acid-binding protein, whose amino-acid sequence MLKQLSVLIENKKGSLAEVTSMLKDKDINIRAIAAFDTPDYGILRLIVDVPERAKDALEECGYGVVLTDVIAVELEDEKGALNGILTVLEEEDLQIEYIYSFVIRNHASPLMILKVNDLDQAISILGDNKIKVANRNDIHK is encoded by the coding sequence ATTTTAAAGCAATTATCTGTTTTAATAGAAAATAAAAAAGGTAGCTTAGCAGAAGTAACAAGCATGTTAAAGGATAAAGACATTAATATTAGAGCTATAGCTGCGTTTGATACACCTGATTATGGTATACTGAGGTTAATCGTAGACGTACCAGAAAGAGCAAAGGATGCCCTTGAAGAATGTGGATATGGAGTCGTTCTTACGGATGTAATTGCTGTGGAGCTAGAGGATGAAAAAGGTGCATTAAATGGAATTCTAACAGTACTTGAAGAAGAAGATCTTCAAATAGAATACATCTATTCCTTTGTGATTAGAAATCATGCGAGCCCACTCATGATATTGAAGGTTAATGACTTAGATCAAGCAATTTCTATTTTAGGGGATAACAAAATTAAAGTAGCAAATAGAAATGATATACACAAGTAA